Proteins co-encoded in one Arthrobacter alpinus genomic window:
- a CDS encoding gamma carbonic anhydrase family protein, with product MNQLITLDGNTPNVHESAFVAHTAVLIGQAALGADSSAFYGVVMRGDTNSITVGEGSNLQDNVVLHADPGFPTSVGNGVSVGHGAVVHGCTVEDDCLIGMSATIMNGAVIGAGSLVAGGAVVLEGAIIPPGSLVAGVPAKVRRALSAEELEHVRENAAHYVDLARKHKAIQA from the coding sequence ATGAATCAATTGATCACTCTTGATGGCAACACCCCCAATGTTCATGAGAGTGCGTTTGTGGCCCACACGGCTGTGCTGATTGGACAGGCCGCTTTGGGCGCAGACTCCAGCGCGTTTTACGGTGTTGTGATGCGCGGTGACACTAACTCCATCACTGTCGGGGAAGGATCCAATCTGCAGGACAATGTGGTGCTCCACGCAGATCCCGGATTCCCCACCAGCGTGGGCAATGGCGTCAGCGTGGGCCACGGCGCAGTCGTCCACGGCTGCACCGTTGAGGACGACTGCCTCATCGGCATGAGTGCCACCATCATGAACGGGGCCGTCATTGGCGCCGGATCGCTGGTAGCCGGTGGTGCCGTGGTGCTGGAAGGTGCCATCATTCCGCCCGGATCGCTCGTGGCCGGTGTGCCTGCCAAGGTTCGCCGGGCGCTGAGCGCCGAGGAACTCGAGCACGTTCGAGAGAATGCCGCCCACTACGTCGATCTTGCACGCAAGCACAAGGCGATTCAGGCGTAG
- a CDS encoding ROK family transcriptional regulator, with the protein MLDDEQPTTTPAYRKARNPGSQSALRSRNQQRITQQLLKGGASTQAELARSTGLSTATISNIVKSMAAADLVTLTPVTSSGRRAMSVRYNGDSAIAAGIDFGRTHVRVVLANTGYHLIAEEEAPLPRGHQAVEGIQTASRLLDKLLKKAGISRSQLIGAGAGIPGPIDSRSGKVIRGAILPEWVGINLHRELEQALKIPVFVDNDANLGALAQLTWGDQGNVQNLMFIKIGTGIGSGLILGGALFHGSFGVTGEIGHVTIDEQGVICRCGNRGCLETVASTATMVELLSRGHEHPISTADILRQATSGDPATLRVLDDAGMAIGRALANVANLVSPDVIVIGGPLTELGELFLAPIRRGLLRHAVPIIGASIGLRMSQLTSRSEALGAAALVFQNEPNSIIS; encoded by the coding sequence ATGCTCGATGACGAACAGCCCACCACCACGCCGGCCTACCGCAAAGCCCGCAATCCCGGCTCGCAATCAGCACTGCGCAGCCGCAATCAACAGCGGATCACACAGCAACTCCTCAAGGGTGGGGCGTCTACTCAGGCCGAGCTTGCCCGCAGCACTGGCCTGTCCACAGCGACGATCTCCAATATTGTCAAGAGCATGGCCGCAGCAGATCTGGTCACACTCACTCCTGTTACAAGCTCCGGTCGGCGGGCCATGTCGGTGCGCTACAACGGGGACAGTGCCATTGCCGCTGGCATCGACTTTGGTCGCACCCATGTTCGTGTCGTTCTCGCCAACACCGGATATCACCTCATAGCCGAAGAAGAGGCACCCTTACCGCGCGGTCACCAAGCGGTGGAAGGTATCCAGACCGCCTCTCGGCTGTTGGACAAACTCCTGAAAAAAGCGGGCATCTCTCGCTCGCAGCTCATCGGCGCCGGAGCCGGCATCCCTGGTCCTATTGACAGCCGCAGCGGCAAGGTCATCCGTGGTGCCATCTTGCCCGAATGGGTCGGTATCAATTTGCACCGCGAACTCGAACAGGCGCTAAAGATTCCTGTTTTCGTTGACAACGACGCAAATCTCGGCGCCCTGGCTCAGCTCACGTGGGGCGATCAAGGCAACGTTCAGAATCTAATGTTCATCAAAATTGGCACGGGCATCGGATCAGGCCTGATCCTTGGCGGCGCGCTCTTCCACGGCAGCTTTGGTGTCACGGGCGAAATCGGTCATGTGACCATCGATGAGCAAGGCGTGATTTGTCGCTGCGGTAATCGCGGTTGTCTCGAAACGGTCGCTTCCACGGCCACCATGGTGGAACTCCTCAGCAGGGGTCACGAGCACCCTATCTCCACGGCGGATATTCTTCGCCAAGCGACCTCGGGCGACCCTGCGACCCTGCGCGTTCTCGATGATGCCGGGATGGCAATTGGCCGCGCCCTGGCCAATGTTGCCAATCTTGTCAGCCCCGATGTCATTGTCATCGGAGGCCCACTGACGGAACTTGGTGAGCTATTTTTAGCCCCTATCCGCCGCGGCCTCCTTCGCCATGCCGTACCCATCATTGGGGCAAGTATCGGCCTGAGAATGTCTCAGCTAACGTCGCGATCCGAGGCTCTTGGAGCGGCCGCTTTGGTGTTCCAGAATGAGCCCAATTCCATCATTTCTTAA
- the mmsA gene encoding multiple monosaccharide ABC transporter ATP-binding protein, which yields MVSANPVILEMRSITKEFPGVKALADVSITVHASEIHSICGENGAGKSTLMKVLSGVYPFGSYDGEIVFQNSVCEFKDIRASENAGIVIIHQELALIPELSITENIFLGNEPTRFGVINWAEARLRTMELMARVGLSEDPDTPVKEIGVGKQQLVEIAKALNKSVKLLILDEPTAALNESDSQHLLDLIRGLKSKGISCIMISHKLNEIEQVSDSITIIRDGKSIETLDVKADGVDEDRIIRGMVGRTLESRFPDHTPKIGEVFFEVKNWTVAHPQIADRLVCKNSSFNVRRGEIVGIAGLMGAGRTELARSIFGRSYGNYISGQIIKDGKEIILRNVPQAIKHGLGYVTEDRKTLGLNLLDDIKTTTVSANLAAVSKHTVVDRDKEYSVAEDYRKQLRTKAPSVDEGVGKLSGGNQQKVVLAKWMFTDPDLLILDEPTRGIDVGAKYEIYGIIQALANQGKGVIVISSELPELLGISDRIYTIFEGAVTGVLNKNEASQESLMKRMTAAAKSA from the coding sequence ATGGTGTCCGCGAACCCCGTCATACTCGAGATGCGATCCATCACCAAGGAATTTCCTGGTGTGAAAGCCCTTGCCGATGTGTCCATCACCGTTCATGCCAGTGAAATCCACTCCATCTGTGGCGAAAACGGAGCAGGCAAATCAACCCTCATGAAGGTACTCTCCGGCGTCTACCCCTTCGGTAGCTACGACGGCGAGATTGTCTTCCAGAACTCCGTCTGCGAGTTCAAAGACATCCGTGCCAGCGAAAACGCCGGAATTGTCATCATCCATCAGGAACTCGCTCTCATCCCGGAACTCTCCATCACCGAGAACATCTTCCTCGGCAATGAACCCACCAGATTTGGTGTCATCAACTGGGCCGAGGCCCGGCTGCGGACCATGGAACTGATGGCACGTGTGGGTTTGAGTGAGGATCCCGATACCCCGGTCAAGGAAATCGGTGTTGGCAAGCAGCAGCTCGTTGAAATTGCCAAGGCCTTGAACAAATCAGTCAAGCTCCTCATCCTCGATGAGCCCACTGCCGCCCTGAACGAGTCCGATTCCCAGCACCTGCTGGACTTGATCCGGGGGCTCAAAAGCAAGGGCATCAGCTGCATCATGATCTCGCACAAGCTCAACGAGATCGAGCAGGTCTCGGACTCCATCACCATCATCCGTGACGGCAAGTCCATCGAGACCCTCGATGTGAAGGCCGACGGCGTGGACGAGGACAGGATCATCCGCGGCATGGTGGGACGAACCTTGGAATCCCGATTCCCTGACCACACGCCCAAGATCGGCGAGGTGTTCTTTGAGGTCAAGAACTGGACCGTTGCCCACCCGCAGATTGCGGACCGGCTCGTGTGCAAGAATTCCAGCTTCAATGTCCGGCGCGGTGAAATCGTTGGTATTGCAGGCCTCATGGGTGCTGGCCGCACCGAGTTGGCCCGCTCCATCTTCGGTCGTTCCTACGGCAACTACATCTCCGGGCAGATCATCAAGGACGGCAAGGAAATCATCTTGCGCAATGTTCCGCAGGCTATCAAGCACGGACTTGGCTACGTCACCGAGGACCGCAAGACGCTGGGCCTGAATCTTCTGGACGACATCAAGACAACCACCGTCTCCGCCAATCTTGCCGCCGTCTCCAAACACACAGTGGTGGATCGCGACAAGGAATACTCCGTGGCCGAAGACTATCGCAAGCAATTGCGCACCAAGGCGCCAAGCGTTGACGAAGGTGTCGGGAAACTCTCCGGCGGAAACCAGCAAAAAGTCGTCTTGGCCAAATGGATGTTTACCGATCCGGATCTGCTCATCCTTGATGAGCCGACCCGAGGTATTGACGTCGGCGCCAAATATGAGATCTACGGGATTATCCAAGCACTCGCGAACCAGGGCAAGGGCGTCATCGTCATTTCCTCGGAACTGCCAGAGCTGCTCGGCATCTCCGACCGAATCTACACAATCTTCGAGGGCGCCGTCACCGGTGTCCTGAACAAAAACGAGGCAAGCCAGGAATCGTTGATGAAACGCATGACCGCTGCCGCTAAGTCTGCCTAG